The following coding sequences lie in one Flavobacterium sediminis genomic window:
- a CDS encoding toxin-antitoxin system YwqK family antitoxin, which yields MKNLVIAGFLMVSTLIFAQEVKPKFEIVDQMVKATYYYDNGQVKQEGYYLNGKLHGKWVAYNEDGTKQAIGEYKDGTKVGKWFFWGENTLSEVDFSNSKITDVKKWSREALAKN from the coding sequence ATGAAAAATTTAGTGATTGCAGGATTTTTGATGGTTTCAACTTTGATATTTGCGCAAGAAGTTAAACCTAAATTTGAAATAGTAGACCAAATGGTTAAAGCGACATATTATTATGATAATGGGCAGGTAAAACAAGAGGGATATTATTTAAACGGAAAATTACATGGTAAATGGGTTGCCTACAATGAAGACGGAACAAAGCAGGCCATCGGAGAATATAAAGACGGAACCAAAGTTGGAAAATGGTTCTTCTGGGGTGAAAATACCTTAAGTGAAGTTGATTTTAGCAACAGTAAGATAACTGATGTTAAAAAATGGTCTAGAGAAGCATTAGCAAAAAACTAA
- a CDS encoding TlpA family protein disulfide reductase, with protein MKKLIALLCVFALFSFAMVDDDTVTFTAKIENRNGDSLIIKGANRFTKIIVADKNGVFKDKFAVAEGFYQLSDGTEYTQLYLKNGYDLTLTMDAKEFDESIKYSGKGSEENNFIAQMALEDEQMDFNTLLNSPEDKFSAIIEKKKSDVAAKLEGNKKLGETFVNQYKSTFEQNMKALSAYYEESQKVKKLNGKPSPTFDYENHKGGKTKLEDLKGKLVYIDVWATWCGPCRAEIPHLKELEKKYHGKNIAFVSISVDALKDHDKWKKFVTDKELGGIQLFADDSWKSDFVTQYQINGIPRFILVGKNGEIINADAPRPSSADVHELLDTNL; from the coding sequence ATGAAAAAACTAATTGCCTTATTATGTGTTTTTGCGCTGTTTTCATTTGCTATGGTTGATGATGATACAGTTACATTTACTGCTAAGATTGAGAACAGAAACGGTGATTCTTTAATTATTAAAGGAGCAAATCGTTTTACGAAGATAATTGTAGCCGATAAGAATGGTGTTTTTAAAGATAAGTTTGCCGTTGCAGAAGGTTTCTACCAATTGTCTGACGGAACAGAGTATACCCAGCTTTATCTTAAAAACGGTTATGATCTGACGTTGACTATGGATGCAAAAGAGTTCGATGAATCTATAAAATACAGTGGTAAAGGTTCAGAAGAGAATAATTTTATCGCTCAGATGGCTCTTGAGGATGAACAAATGGATTTTAATACGTTGTTGAATTCACCGGAAGATAAATTCAGTGCAATTATCGAAAAAAAGAAAAGTGATGTAGCTGCTAAATTAGAAGGTAACAAGAAGTTGGGAGAGACTTTTGTAAATCAATACAAGTCGACTTTTGAGCAAAATATGAAAGCATTATCTGCTTATTATGAGGAATCACAGAAAGTCAAAAAATTGAATGGAAAACCGTCACCGACTTTTGATTATGAAAATCATAAAGGAGGTAAAACAAAGTTGGAAGATCTAAAAGGGAAATTGGTTTATATTGATGTTTGGGCAACTTGGTGTGGTCCGTGTAGAGCAGAGATTCCACATTTAAAAGAGTTGGAAAAGAAATACCATGGTAAAAACATTGCTTTTGTAAGTATTTCTGTAGATGCTCTTAAAGATCACGATAAATGGAAAAAATTTGTTACAGATAAAGAGTTAGGAGGAATTCAACTTTTTGCAGACGATAGTTGGAAATCGGATTTTGTAACGCAATACCAGATCAACGGTATTCCGCGTTTTATTTTGGTAGGTAAAAACGGTGAAATCATTAATGCAGATGCGCCGAGACCTTCTTCAGCTGATGTTCATGAATTATTAGATACTAATTTGTAA